The proteins below come from a single Rosa rugosa chromosome 2, drRosRugo1.1, whole genome shotgun sequence genomic window:
- the LOC133734578 gene encoding uncharacterized protein LOC133734578 isoform X1 — protein MEVLFQFIGKDCPRMSLMKRYVLRLFISLKYITANVVDRNNGRIVVTASTIEHSVKGSLECGRSCNAKAAAVVGEVLAMRLKVEGLDQGQGRGIHVNVNNEVEKKGFKNRTKVWAIVNALKNNGVKLILDDNDENSSQPS, from the exons ATGGAAGTGTTATTCCAATTTATAGGTAAG GACTGTCCAAGAATGAGTCTTATGAAGCGGTATGTGCTGCGGTTGTTCATATCATTGAAGTACATCACAGCAAACGTCGTTGACAGAAATAATGGCCGGATTGTTGTAACAGCATCTACAATTGAACATTCAGTTAAGGGCTCGCTTGAGTGTGGCCGCTCTTGCAACGCAAAGGCAGCAGCAGTTGTTGGAGAGGTGCTCGCTATGCGACTTAAGGTGGAAGGTCTTGACCAGGGACAGGGACGAGGGATTCATGTCAATGTAAATAATGAAGTTGAGAAGAAGGGTTTTAAGAACCGTACCAAGGTATGGGCTATTGTCAATGCTCTTAAAAACAATGGAGTTAAACTCATTCTTGATGATAATGATGAAAATAGTTCTCAGCCAAGTTAA
- the LOC133734578 gene encoding uncharacterized protein LOC133734578 isoform X2 — protein MSLMKRYVLRLFISLKYITANVVDRNNGRIVVTASTIEHSVKGSLECGRSCNAKAAAVVGEVLAMRLKVEGLDQGQGRGIHVNVNNEVEKKGFKNRTKVWAIVNALKNNGVKLILDDNDENSSQPS, from the coding sequence ATGAGTCTTATGAAGCGGTATGTGCTGCGGTTGTTCATATCATTGAAGTACATCACAGCAAACGTCGTTGACAGAAATAATGGCCGGATTGTTGTAACAGCATCTACAATTGAACATTCAGTTAAGGGCTCGCTTGAGTGTGGCCGCTCTTGCAACGCAAAGGCAGCAGCAGTTGTTGGAGAGGTGCTCGCTATGCGACTTAAGGTGGAAGGTCTTGACCAGGGACAGGGACGAGGGATTCATGTCAATGTAAATAATGAAGTTGAGAAGAAGGGTTTTAAGAACCGTACCAAGGTATGGGCTATTGTCAATGCTCTTAAAAACAATGGAGTTAAACTCATTCTTGATGATAATGATGAAAATAGTTCTCAGCCAAGTTAA
- the LOC133728599 gene encoding ABC transporter F family member 1: MVSDASKKKVAQKKAAAAAKRGGKAAAAASSKSASESQNGVDKLANGVDAMHISDRTCTGVLCSHPLSRDIRIESLSVTFHGHDLIVDSELELNYGRRYGLLGLNGCGKSTLLTAIGCRELPIPDHMDIYHLSREIEASDMSSLDAVISCDEERIRLEKEVEELAAQDDGGGEQLERIYERLEALDAATAEKRAAEILYGLGFDKQMQAKKTRDFSGGWRMRIALARALFINPTILLLDEPTNHLDLEACVWLEETLKKFERILVVVSHSQDFLNGVCTNIIHMQSKKLKIYSGNYDQYVQTRSELEENQMKQYKWEQEQIANMKEYIARFGHGSAKLARQAQSKEKTLAKMERGGLTEKVARDKVLVFRFVDVGKLPPPVLQFVEVSFGYTPDNLIYKNIDFGVDLDSRVALVGPNGAGKSTLLKLMTGDLTPLDGMVRRHNHLRIAQFHQHLTEKLDMELSALQFMIKEYPGNEEEKMRASIGKFGLTGKAQVMAMSNLSDGQRSRVIFAWLAFRQPQMLLLDEPTNHLDIETIDSLAEALNEWDGGLVLVSHDFRLINQVAHEIWVCENQAVTRWEGDIMQFKNHLKSKAGLGD, from the exons ATGGTGTCCGACGCAAGCAAGAAGAAGGTGGCTCAGAAgaaggcggcggcggcggccaaGAGAGGTGGAAAGGCAGCGGCGGCTGCTTCCTCGAAATCGGCGTCGGAGTCGCAGAATGGAGTGGATAAGCTCGCTAATGGTGTTGATGCGATGCACATATCGGATCGGACTTGCACCGGCGTGCTTTGCTCTCATCCTCTCTCCAGGGACATCCGG ATTGAGTCTCTATCAGTTACTTTTCATGGGCACGATTTGATAGTTGATTCTGAACTGGAGCTTAATTATGGCAG ACGCTATGGTTTACTTGGGTTGAATGGGTGTGGTAAATCTACTCTCCTTACTGCAATAGGGTGCCGAGAGCTTCCTATTCCAGATCACATGGATATCTATCATCTCAGCAGGGAAATTGAAGCTTCAGATATGTCTTCACTTGATGCTGTCATTAGCTGTGATGAGGAGAGGATTAGATTGGAGAAAGAAGTTGAAGAATTGGCAGCTCAG GATGATGGAGGTGGAGAGCAGCTTGAACGCATTTATGAGCGCCTTGAAGCTCTGGATGCAGCAACTGCAGAGAAGCGTGCTGCTGAAATTCTATATGGTCTTGGTTTTGACAAACAGATGCAAGCAAAGAAAACTCGAGATTTTTCTGGTGGTTGGAGGATGAGGATTGCGCTTGCACGTGCTCTATTTATTAACCCAACCATCCTGTTGCTTGATGAGCCTACCAATCATCTTG ATCTTGAAGCTTGTGTGTGGTTGGAGGAGACTCTGAAGAAATTTGAACGCATCTTGGTTGTGGTTTCACATTCTCAGGATTTCCTAAATGGTGTTTGCACAAATATCATTCACATGCAGAGCAAGAAGCTGAAGATCTACTCTGGTAACTATGATCAATATGTCCAGACACGTTCAGAACTGGAAGAAAATCAGATGAAACAGTACAAGTGGGAGCAAGAACAGATTGCTAACATGAAAGAGTATATTGCTCGTTTTGGTCACGGGTCAGCGAAACTAGCTCGCCAGGCACAAAGCAAAGAGAAGACTCTAGCTAAAATGGAGCGTGGTGGGCTTACGGAAAAGGTGGCCAGAGACAAGGTTTTAGTCTTTCGTTTTGTTGATGTGGGAAAGCTGCCACCACCTGTACTTCAGTTCGTTGAAGTCTCATTTGGTTACACTCCTGATAATCTGATCTACAAGAACATTGACTTTGGTGTTGATTTGGATTCGCGTGTAGCTCTGGTTGGGCCCAATGGAGCTGGAAAGAGTACTCTCCTGAAGCTGATGACGGGGGATTTGACTCCTCTTGATGGCATGGTCCGGAGGCACAATCACCTTAGAATCGCTCAATTCCATCAGCACTTGACTGAGAAGCTTGATATGGAGCTGTCTGCCCTCCAGTTTATGATCAAAGAGTACCCAGGAAATGAGGAAGAAAAGATGAGGGCTTCAATTGGTAAATTTGGACTTACAGGCAAGGCACAGGTGATGGCAATGAGCAATTTATCAGATGGGCAGAGGAGCCGAGTGATATTTGCTTGGTTGGCGTTTAGGCAGCCTCAGATGCTTCTGTTGGATGAGCCAACTAATCATTTGGATATTGAGACAATTGACTCACTGGCTGAGGCGTTGAATGAGTGGGATGGGGGTCTGGTTCTTGTTAGCCATGATTTCAGGCTCATAAACCAGGTAGCTCATGAGATTTGGGTATGTGAAAATCAAGCTGTGACCCGGTGGGAGGGTGATATTATGCAATTTAAAAACCACCTAAAGTCAAAGGCTGGATTAGGTGATTAA